In Methanofastidiosum sp., the sequence TCATGTAATGGATTTCACATGGATTGACTTTGTTCAGAGATACAAGAGAATGAGAGGATTCAACGTCTACTGCCCACAAGGATTTGACTGTCACGGCCTTCCAACTGAATTGAAAGTCGAGCATGAGTTTAAGATTTCAAAAGATGATAAAGAAGCTTTCATTGAAAAATGCAAAGAGTGGACTGCATATTGTGTTGACAGAATGAGGAGACAGATGACCGATATTGGGTACTTCCCTGATTGGTCAAGAATGTATCTCACAATGAAACCTGAATATGTTAAGCTCATTCAAAAGACATTAATTGATTTTTATCACAAAGGCCATCTATTTAGGGAAAAACACCCAATTCTCTGGTGTCCAAAATGCATGACTGCTCTTGCAAAGGCAGAAGTTGGGTATGAGGAAAAAGATGGAAAACTGTATTATCTTAAACTTCCAGTTGAAGGTGGAAAAGAGCATGTTGAGATTGCCACAACAAGGCCAGAACTAATGCCTTCTTGTGTTGGCGTATTCTTTAACCCAAAAGATCCAAGATATGAGAAGTTTAAAGGCAAGAGTGTAGTCCTTCCGCTATTTGAGAGAAAAGTTCCAATATTATCAGATGAAGAAGTCGATATGTCTTTTGGAACTGGAATAGTTTATTGTTGTACTTATGGTGATGAACAGGATATACTTTGGCAGAAGAAGTATAATCTTGAAGTAATAACTTCTATAACTGAGGATGGAAGGCTAAAGGCCGGAAAGGATTATGACGGCCTCCCAGTTAAAGAAGCAAGGAAAGTCATTGTATCTGAGTTAAATGATTTAGGGCTTCTCATTAAAGAAGAAAAAATGAAGCACAGAGTATTGCTTCACGTTGAAAGAGGTTCATGCAAATCCCCAATTGAGCTTTTACCTATGGAGCAGTACTTTATCAATGTAAGGGACTACAAGGACATGCTTATTGAAAATGGAAAGAAAATATCCTGGAACCCACAATACATGTACGATAGGTTCTATGACTGGACAGACTCAATGGACTGGGACTGGATCATATCCAGACAGAGAGTCTTTGGAACCCCAATTCCTTTCTGGAAATGTAAAAAATGTGGGGAGCTAATGCCTGCAAAAGAAGAGTGGCTACCAGTTGATCCAAGATTTGATACGCCAAAAGAAAAATGTAAATGCGGCTCCAATGAATTTATAGGGGAATCAGATGTATGTGACTGCTGGGTAGATTCATCTGCAACACCTCTTGCAATTTCAAAGTATAATAATGACGAGAAGTTTTTCAGTAAAACTTATCCTTCAACTATAAGGCCCCAGGGATATGAAATTATTAGAACATGGCTATTTTACACTTTATTTAGGTGTAATCTGATCACAGGAGAAAATCCCTGGAACGAGACATTAATACATGGGATGGTAGCAGGCCCAGATGGAAGAAAGATGAGTAAATCATTAGGAAATGTTATCGAGCCTGATGAACCCCTTAGTAAGTACTGTGCTGACGCATTGAGACAGTGGGCGCTTCTTGCATCCAAGGGAGAAGACTTCCCATTCACCTGGAAAGAAATAGAGCATGGTAACAGATTTTTAACTAAACTCTGGAACGTTTCAAGATTTATTGAGATGAATATATCTGATGCAAACACCAAAAACATTGATCTTGATTCACTTACAGTATCTGATAAATGGATTTTATCAAAGCTATCTGAGCTAATCAAGTTATCAAGAAAGGAGCTTGATGACTATAGTTTTGCTCTAGTTTTAAAGGAAATAAGAACATTCTTGTGGCATGAAGTTGCTGATAATTATATTGAGGTAGTCAAATACAGATTGTATAATAACGTGAAAAAAGACGAGGCAGCATTTACTTTAAAGACCCTGCTTAGAAATCTAATCGGATTGATTTCACCATACATACCGCATATAACTGAGGAGATATACAATGAAATCTTTAGTGATGAAGGAATAAACAGCATTCACCTCACAGAGTATCCCTCATTTGAATTCTACGATAAAGAGGCTTTCGAAAAAGGAGAAATTCTAAAGGACATAACTGTTGCAATAAGAAGGTACAAATCTGACCTTAAGATGCCATTAAATGCACCCCTAAATGCGGCGGTAGTTTACACTGAAAAGAATATTGAAGAACTCTCAGAGGACATTTCAAAGTCTATGAACGTTTCAAATCTAGAACTTAAGAGTGGAAAGCCAGATATTGACGAGAAGATAATCGAAGTCATACCACGATATGATATTATAGGGCCAAAGTTTGGGAAGGACGTCCAAAAAGTAAAGACTCTTTTGAGAGATAATATATCAAGTCTTGAAGAAAATGGAAAGATCACAGTCGATGGATTTGAGCTCGATAGGGACTATGTTGAAAGAGTAGAGCGTGAATTCTTCAAAAAAGGTATGAAAGTAAATATCATAAAGGACAAGAACTTTATTATTGAAATCTTATAAAAACACTTTTATATTTTTTTTATAATTTATATTTAATGGTTTATTTGAAAGTAGCATACAATGGGAGAGAGTTTTATGGCTCACAATCCCAGCCCGACGTTAGAACAGTTGAAGGGGACATAATTCAAACTCTGAAAAATGATGGTATAAATGCAATTAACTATGGCTTTCTATCTAGAACTGATAGAGGTGTATCCGCACTTTCAAATATTTTAAGGTTAGAAGTTGAAGACGATATAAACATAAGAAAATTGACCCATTCACTTGAAGATATCTGGGTATATGGTAAAACAAATAGGGAGGTTAAGTTTCCCTTTACTAAAACTTATAGATATTATCTTTTTGACAAAAACTATGATGAAACTCTCGTATCAAAAGGATTATCTTTTTTTAATGGAAATCATGACTTCTTTTCATTTTCAAAGTACAATGGAATTGATGAAACAAAAAGGACTATCGAAACAAGTTATAGAAAGGAAGGCCCAGTTTTTATTCTTGAATTTAAAGGTAATGGATTTTTATGGCAGATGATTAGGAGGATTGTTGGTTCTATAGTCGAATATGCCACAGGGGATCTAACTGAAGAGGATATCGTCTCTTCTTTAAATGGCGATATAGTCATCAGTACAATACCTTTTCCCCCAGAATATCTTCTCCTTTATAATATTGAAACAAAATGTGATATGTACTACGATGACTACGTTTTAAGATCATTAAAAAGAAGGTTCAATGAACTTTTTAGTGATTTTTCTGTAAGGGCTCTTTTAGAAAAAGATAGTTTGGCATATATCAGAGAAACAGAAAAACTTATTAATAGAGATTAATCTTTTGATTCTAACAGCCGGGTAGGGTAGTGGTCAATCCTTCGAGGCTCTGGACCTTGAGACGGTGGTTCGAATCCGCCCCCGGCTACTCCTTCTTTTTAAATCTATTAAAATCTGTAGTATTTAAGAATTAATAAAATATTAATACAATATTGAAGTAAAAAATTAACCCCAATCTTCGCCATCAATATATATCCAGAGTTCTCCAGTGAGCGCTGATCTTTCATCGCATTTCTGGTAGTACTTTTTAAAGGTCGTCTTTGTGGAAGCTGCGATTGAGCATATGCCTATCTCTTTTTCATCATCCTTTTGAATAAGATTATCGCAATTAACACAAACGTGTGGCCCTTTTCTATCTATAAGACTCATCTTATCCCGTAGGCTATTTTTAATTATTGATTTAAATATTTTGCTACTTGAAGGTGGCATGATTTCTTTTTAGCTTAATCAAAAGCAAATAATTTTAAAGTTAGAGTTAAAATAGTCGTTATGAATGATTTAAAGGAGCTTTTTTTCAATAGAAAAACAGTCGAGATCTTGCTTAGCATGCTTGAAGAAGAAAAACCTAGGTACCCAAAAGTGATTGCCGAGGAAGTTGGCTCCATATATCCACACGTTTTTAATATATTAAAAGAACTTGAAGAAGTTGGGCTAGTTGAATCCTATAAGGAAGGGCGAATAAGATTCATTAGACTTACAGCGGAAGGTAGGAAAATAACAGAGAAGTTTCAGGATATATATTCCGACTTAGATACATTTGAACAAAAATTCTCTGAAGAAAGAA encodes:
- a CDS encoding valine--tRNA ligase, which translates into the protein MLDKDYDGKKIEKKWQNYWLEKEIFKFNPDKNGEVYVLDTPPPFTSGSLHMGHVMDFTWIDFVQRYKRMRGFNVYCPQGFDCHGLPTELKVEHEFKISKDDKEAFIEKCKEWTAYCVDRMRRQMTDIGYFPDWSRMYLTMKPEYVKLIQKTLIDFYHKGHLFREKHPILWCPKCMTALAKAEVGYEEKDGKLYYLKLPVEGGKEHVEIATTRPELMPSCVGVFFNPKDPRYEKFKGKSVVLPLFERKVPILSDEEVDMSFGTGIVYCCTYGDEQDILWQKKYNLEVITSITEDGRLKAGKDYDGLPVKEARKVIVSELNDLGLLIKEEKMKHRVLLHVERGSCKSPIELLPMEQYFINVRDYKDMLIENGKKISWNPQYMYDRFYDWTDSMDWDWIISRQRVFGTPIPFWKCKKCGELMPAKEEWLPVDPRFDTPKEKCKCGSNEFIGESDVCDCWVDSSATPLAISKYNNDEKFFSKTYPSTIRPQGYEIIRTWLFYTLFRCNLITGENPWNETLIHGMVAGPDGRKMSKSLGNVIEPDEPLSKYCADALRQWALLASKGEDFPFTWKEIEHGNRFLTKLWNVSRFIEMNISDANTKNIDLDSLTVSDKWILSKLSELIKLSRKELDDYSFALVLKEIRTFLWHEVADNYIEVVKYRLYNNVKKDEAAFTLKTLLRNLIGLISPYIPHITEEIYNEIFSDEGINSIHLTEYPSFEFYDKEAFEKGEILKDITVAIRRYKSDLKMPLNAPLNAAVVYTEKNIEELSEDISKSMNVSNLELKSGKPDIDEKIIEVIPRYDIIGPKFGKDVQKVKTLLRDNISSLEENGKITVDGFELDRDYVERVEREFFKKGMKVNIIKDKNFIIEIL
- a CDS encoding winged helix-turn-helix transcriptional regulator, producing MNDLKELFFNRKTVEILLSMLEEEKPRYPKVIAEEVGSIYPHVFNILKELEEVGLVESYKEGRIRFIRLTAEGRKITEKFQDIYSDLDTFEQKFSEERKREDAIAIKRFSESIKSIEQRLLSENLDKKDSFKEVLKLSKLRTELERTNFRSDNDREEKNKLLKRIYYIEEKAKLLLIKF